A stretch of Spirosoma oryzicola DNA encodes these proteins:
- a CDS encoding D-sedoheptulose-7-phosphate isomerase: MNKAYFEAYLERQKAAYDAIPIDQVERIINLIKTCWEEDRQLFAFGNGGSASNVSHFITDLGKSASDCMGKRFRCHSLNESISWITALGNDYAYEDVYVQQLHNYAQPGDLVLTLSVSGNSPNVVKAVHWAKEHGLKTVALVGGKGGRLAAIADEVIIVQDEHYGRVEDAQMTICHMLCYGFIDTV; the protein is encoded by the coding sequence ATGAATAAAGCTTATTTTGAAGCGTACCTAGAACGCCAGAAAGCCGCTTACGATGCCATTCCAATCGATCAGGTTGAACGAATCATCAACCTGATCAAAACGTGTTGGGAAGAAGATCGGCAGCTTTTTGCCTTTGGCAACGGGGGAAGCGCGTCAAACGTATCGCATTTTATCACCGATCTCGGCAAAAGTGCGTCTGACTGCATGGGCAAGCGTTTTCGCTGTCATTCCCTGAACGAAAGTATTTCGTGGATAACAGCCTTAGGAAATGATTATGCCTACGAAGATGTGTACGTGCAGCAACTGCATAACTACGCTCAACCCGGTGATCTGGTGCTAACGCTGAGCGTTAGCGGTAATTCCCCCAATGTGGTCAAAGCTGTCCACTGGGCCAAGGAACATGGGCTGAAAACGGTAGCGTTAGTCGGTGGTAAAGGTGGCCGTTTGGCTGCTATCGCGGACGAAGTGATTATCGTTCAGGATGAGCATTACGGTCGTGTCGAAGATGCGCAGATGACTATTTGTCACATGCTTTGCTACGGCTTTATTGATACAGTGTAG
- a CDS encoding sulfite oxidase-like oxidoreductase — protein sequence MDTNTPSEQTDKLDRIVEARMKLKRRFEEKIAQTPSMIDETPRGTGPLNRHGMPTVPIGQTVTAKWPVLDLGYQPNIPLDKWQLNIDGEVNNPVRLKWDDLMALPQVEDTSDFHCVTTWSRLNVPWVGVRFMDLAALAEPKETATHVMCYGYDGYSTNLSLEEALKLDVLLVHTADGQPLAREHGGPLRMITPQLYAWKGSKWIKRIEFLTKNQLGFWEERGYSNTAYPWRNDRYS from the coding sequence ATGGACACGAACACACCATCCGAACAGACGGATAAACTTGACCGGATCGTTGAAGCCCGGATGAAGCTGAAACGACGGTTTGAGGAGAAAATCGCCCAGACGCCATCGATGATCGATGAGACGCCCCGTGGCACCGGCCCGCTAAATCGACATGGAATGCCTACCGTACCGATTGGGCAAACGGTAACGGCTAAATGGCCGGTTCTGGATCTTGGTTACCAGCCAAACATCCCGCTCGACAAATGGCAGCTAAACATCGACGGTGAGGTAAACAACCCCGTTCGGCTCAAGTGGGACGATCTGATGGCTTTACCACAGGTTGAGGATACGAGTGATTTTCATTGCGTGACAACCTGGTCACGGCTGAACGTACCCTGGGTAGGCGTTCGGTTCATGGATTTGGCAGCTCTGGCCGAACCCAAAGAAACGGCGACGCACGTAATGTGCTATGGATACGACGGTTACTCGACAAATCTATCGCTGGAAGAAGCCTTGAAGCTCGACGTATTGCTCGTTCATACCGCCGACGGTCAGCCACTCGCTCGTGAACACGGTGGACCATTGCGCATGATTACTCCGCAGCTTTACGCCTGGAAAGGGTCGAAGTGGATTAAGCGAATTGAGTTTCTGACAAAGAACCAGCTAGGGTTCTGGGAAGAACGCGGCTATTCCAATACCGCTTACCCCTGGCGGAATGACCGCTATTCATGA